In Pleurocapsa sp. PCC 7319, the following are encoded in one genomic region:
- a CDS encoding filamentous hemagglutinin N-terminal domain-containing protein — MKKNFSLPLSLAFYLVSSLLSIGFASAQEVIPDGTTSTTVNIDGNNFEINDGDRAGGNLFHSFGEFSVPNNGQAFFNNSPDITNILSRVTGGNISNIDGLIRANGSANLL, encoded by the coding sequence TTGAAAAAGAATTTTTCCCTACCGTTATCTTTAGCTTTTTATCTAGTAAGCAGTTTACTTTCAATTGGCTTTGCTTCAGCCCAAGAAGTTATTCCTGATGGGACTACATCTACAACAGTTAATATTGATGGAAATAATTTTGAAATAAATGATGGAGATCGTGCTGGAGGAAATCTGTTTCATAGTTTTGGGGAATTTTCCGTACCTAATAATGGGCAAGCCTTTTTCAATAACTCCCCAGACATAACCAATATCTTATCCAGGGTTACAGGAGGCAATATCTCTAACATCGATGGTTTAATTCGTGCCAATGGCAGTGCCAACTTATTGTAG